The following are from one region of the Patagioenas fasciata isolate bPatFas1 chromosome 14, bPatFas1.hap1, whole genome shotgun sequence genome:
- the ACSL6 gene encoding long-chain-fatty-acid--CoA ligase 6 isoform X1 — protein sequence MLVPLLGSAGSGWLLLEFAISLVEKMQAQEILRSLRLPEFDDLSQFFRNLPATALVGIGAFAAVVAYWFASRPRAVKPPCDLRMQSEEVEGQAGARRSVIGDNPQLLTHYYDDARTMYEVFRRGFSISENGPCLGFRKPKQPYQWLSYKEVAERAEALGSGLLQQGCKPSTKQFIGVFAQNRPEWIISELACYTYSMVVVPLYDTLGPGAIRYIVNTADISTVICDKPEKARILLDHVERRETPGLSSIILMDAFEKELVERGRRCGVRIQAMQEVEDCGRESRHVPVPPRPEDLSIVCFTSGTTGNPKGAMLTHGNVVADFSGFLKVTEKVIFPRQDDVLISFLPLAHMFERIIQVRNLPELTRPRGAPCVFFQSQWSPTCEDVHISYLPLAHMFERMVQSVVYCHGGRIGFFQGDIRLLSDDMKALRPTIFPVVPRLLNRMYDKIFSQADTSLKRWILEFAAKRKKAEVRNGIIRNDSLWDKLFFNKIQASLGGCVRMIVTGAAPASPTVLGFLRAALGCQVYEGYGQTECTAGCTFTTPGDWTSGHVGAPLPCNLIRLKDVEELNYFASKGEGEICVKGPNVFKGYLKDEEKTREALDQEGWLHTGDIGKWLPNGTLKIIDRKKHIFKLAQGEYIAPEKIENIYIRSDPVAQIYVHGDSLQAFLVGIVVPDSEVMPGWAKKRGFDGTYEELCKNKELQRAIMEDMVRLGKESGLHSFEQVKAIYIHSDMFSVQNGLLTPTFKAKRPELRDYFKKQIEELYSSISI from the exons AGTTTGCCATCTCGCTCGTGGAGAAGATGCAGGCTCAGGAAATCCTGCGGAGCCTGCGGCTCCCCGAGTTCGATGACCTCAGCCAGTTTTTCCGCAACCTGCCGGCCACGGCACTGGTGGGCATCGGTGCCTTCGCCGCTGTCGTCGCTTACTGGTTCGCCAGCCGGCCCCGGGCTGTGAAGCCGCCCTGCGACCTGCGGATGCAGTCGGAGGAGGTGGAG GGCCAGGCTGGGGCACGCCGGTCTGTGATTGGGGACAACCCACAGCTGCTGACACACTACTACGATGACGCCAGGACCATGTATGAGGTCTTCAGAAGGGGATTCAGCATCTCTG AAAACGGCCCCTGCCTAGGCTTCAGGAAGCCCAAGCAGCCCTACCAGTGGTTGTCTTACAAGGAG GTGGCTGAAAGAGCAGAAGCTCTGGGTTCagggctgcttcagcagggctgcaAGCCATCCACAAAGCAGTTCATTGGTGTCTTTGCTCAAAACCGTCCGGAG TGGATCATTTCTGAGCTGGCTTGCTACACCTACTCCATGGTTGTGGTTCCCCTCTACGACACCTTAGGTCCCGGAGCCATTCGTTACATTGTCAACACAG CTGACATTTCCACAGTCATTTGTGACAAACCTGAAAAGGCCAGAATACTCCTCGACCACGTGGAGAGGAGAGAGACACCAGGTCTAAGCTCCATCATCTTGATGGATGCCTTTGAGAAGGAGCTGGTGGAGAGAGGGAGACGCTGTGGGGTTCGCATCCAGGCCATGCAGGAGGTGGAG GACTGTGGCCGTGAGAGCCGACATGTACCTGTG CCTCCTCGACCAGAAGATCTATCGATTGTCTGTTTTACTAGTGGCACTACAG gaaacCCCAAAGGTGCTATGCTGACTCATGGGAACGTGGTTGCtgatttttcaggctttttgAAAGTGACGGAG AAAGTGATCTTTCCGAGACAGGACGATGTGCTCATCTCCTTCCTGCCTCTGGCTCACATGTTTGAAAGAATTATACAGGTAAGAAACCTGCCCGAACTGACGAGGCCTCGTGGGGCTCCTTGTGTTTTCTTCCAGAGTCAGTGGTCTCCTACTTGTGAGGATGTACACATTTCCTATTTGCCTTTAGCACACATGTTTGAGAGAATGGTACAG TCTGTCGTATATTGCCATGGAGGGCGAATTGGGTTCTTTCAAGGAGATATTCGTCTCCTATCTGACGATATGAAAGCATTGCGTCCAACTATCTTCCCTGTTGTGCCACGGCTGTTAAACAGGATGTATGATAAG ATCTTCAGCCAGGCAGACACGTCCCTCAAGCGCTGGATCCTGGAATTTGCTGCGAAACGGAAAAAAGCAGAAGTTCGAAATGGGATCATTAGGAATGACAGCTTGTGGGATAagcttttctttaataaaatacaG GCGAGTCTCGGTGGGTGTGTTCGCATGATAGTGACGGGTGCCGCCCCTGCGTCTCCGACCGTGCTGGGCTTCCTCCGCGCGGCCCTCGGCTGCCAG GTTTATGAAGGTTACGGCCAAACGGAATGCACAGCTGGGTGCACCTTTACAACCCCAGGTGACTGGACATCAG GTCACGTAGGAGCCCCTTTGCCCTGTAACTTAATCAGGTTGAAGGATGTGGAAGAGCTGAATTATTTTGCTTCCAAAGGAGAAGGAGAG ATCTGTGTGAAAGGACCAAATGTTTTCAAAGGTTACTTGAAAGATGAAGAGAAGACGCGGGAAGCGCTGGACCAGGAGGGCTGGCTTCACACTGGAGACATCGGGAAATGGTTACCT AATGGGACTCTTAAAATTATTGATCGGAAAAAGCATATATTTAAACTTGCTCAGGGAGAATATATTGCACCAGAGAAGATAGAGAATATCTATATCCGCAGTGACCCTGTTGCCCAGATCTATGTCCATGGAGACAGCTTGCAG GCCTTTCTGGTGGGAATTGTGGTGCCCGATTCTGAAGTTATGCCAGGCTGGGCAAAGAAAAGAGGGTTTGATGGAACATATGAAGAACTCTGTAAAAATAAG GAACTGCAGCGAGCAATAATGGAAGACATGGTCCGGTTGGGTAAGGAGAGCGGACTTCATTCCTTTGAGCAG gTCAAAGCCATTTATATTCACTCCGATATGTTCTCAGTACAAAACGGTTTGTTGACACCAACATTCAAGGCTAAGAGACCAGAACTTAGAGATTACTTCAAAAAACAAATAGAAGAGCTATATTCAAGCATCTCCATCTGA
- the ACSL6 gene encoding long-chain-fatty-acid--CoA ligase 6 isoform X6, with protein sequence MGRGWDVPESAVLQQVHARQLRWPETSHELMCTRAEEGFSAAEFAISLVEKMQAQEILRSLRLPEFDDLSQFFRNLPATALVGIGAFAAVVAYWFASRPRAVKPPCDLRMQSEEVEGQAGARRSVIGDNPQLLTHYYDDARTMYEVFRRGFSISENGPCLGFRKPKQPYQWLSYKEVAERAEALGSGLLQQGCKPSTKQFIGVFAQNRPEWIISELACYTYSMVVVPLYDTLGPGAIRYIVNTADISTVICDKPEKARILLDHVERRETPGLSSIILMDAFEKELVERGRRCGVRIQAMQEVEDCGRESRHVPVPPRPEDLSIVCFTSGTTGNPKGAMLTHGNVVADFSGFLKVTEKVIFPRQDDVLISFLPLAHMFERIIQSVVYCHGGRIGFFQGDIRLLSDDMKALRPTIFPVVPRLLNRMYDKIFSQADTSLKRWILEFAAKRKKAEVRNGIIRNDSLWDKLFFNKIQASLGGCVRMIVTGAAPASPTVLGFLRAALGCQVYEGYGQTECTAGCTFTTPGDWTSGHVGAPLPCNLIRLKDVEELNYFASKGEGEICVKGPNVFKGYLKDEEKTREALDQEGWLHTGDIGKWLPNGTLKIIDRKKHIFKLAQGEYIAPEKIENIYIRSDPVAQIYVHGDSLQELQRAIMEDMVRLGKESGLHSFEQVKAIYIHSDMFSVQNGLLTPTFKAKRPELRDYFKKQIEELYSSISI encoded by the exons AGTTTGCCATCTCGCTCGTGGAGAAGATGCAGGCTCAGGAAATCCTGCGGAGCCTGCGGCTCCCCGAGTTCGATGACCTCAGCCAGTTTTTCCGCAACCTGCCGGCCACGGCACTGGTGGGCATCGGTGCCTTCGCCGCTGTCGTCGCTTACTGGTTCGCCAGCCGGCCCCGGGCTGTGAAGCCGCCCTGCGACCTGCGGATGCAGTCGGAGGAGGTGGAG GGCCAGGCTGGGGCACGCCGGTCTGTGATTGGGGACAACCCACAGCTGCTGACACACTACTACGATGACGCCAGGACCATGTATGAGGTCTTCAGAAGGGGATTCAGCATCTCTG AAAACGGCCCCTGCCTAGGCTTCAGGAAGCCCAAGCAGCCCTACCAGTGGTTGTCTTACAAGGAG GTGGCTGAAAGAGCAGAAGCTCTGGGTTCagggctgcttcagcagggctgcaAGCCATCCACAAAGCAGTTCATTGGTGTCTTTGCTCAAAACCGTCCGGAG TGGATCATTTCTGAGCTGGCTTGCTACACCTACTCCATGGTTGTGGTTCCCCTCTACGACACCTTAGGTCCCGGAGCCATTCGTTACATTGTCAACACAG CTGACATTTCCACAGTCATTTGTGACAAACCTGAAAAGGCCAGAATACTCCTCGACCACGTGGAGAGGAGAGAGACACCAGGTCTAAGCTCCATCATCTTGATGGATGCCTTTGAGAAGGAGCTGGTGGAGAGAGGGAGACGCTGTGGGGTTCGCATCCAGGCCATGCAGGAGGTGGAG GACTGTGGCCGTGAGAGCCGACATGTACCTGTG CCTCCTCGACCAGAAGATCTATCGATTGTCTGTTTTACTAGTGGCACTACAG gaaacCCCAAAGGTGCTATGCTGACTCATGGGAACGTGGTTGCtgatttttcaggctttttgAAAGTGACGGAG AAAGTGATCTTTCCGAGACAGGACGATGTGCTCATCTCCTTCCTGCCTCTGGCTCACATGTTTGAAAGAATTATACAG TCTGTCGTATATTGCCATGGAGGGCGAATTGGGTTCTTTCAAGGAGATATTCGTCTCCTATCTGACGATATGAAAGCATTGCGTCCAACTATCTTCCCTGTTGTGCCACGGCTGTTAAACAGGATGTATGATAAG ATCTTCAGCCAGGCAGACACGTCCCTCAAGCGCTGGATCCTGGAATTTGCTGCGAAACGGAAAAAAGCAGAAGTTCGAAATGGGATCATTAGGAATGACAGCTTGTGGGATAagcttttctttaataaaatacaG GCGAGTCTCGGTGGGTGTGTTCGCATGATAGTGACGGGTGCCGCCCCTGCGTCTCCGACCGTGCTGGGCTTCCTCCGCGCGGCCCTCGGCTGCCAG GTTTATGAAGGTTACGGCCAAACGGAATGCACAGCTGGGTGCACCTTTACAACCCCAGGTGACTGGACATCAG GTCACGTAGGAGCCCCTTTGCCCTGTAACTTAATCAGGTTGAAGGATGTGGAAGAGCTGAATTATTTTGCTTCCAAAGGAGAAGGAGAG ATCTGTGTGAAAGGACCAAATGTTTTCAAAGGTTACTTGAAAGATGAAGAGAAGACGCGGGAAGCGCTGGACCAGGAGGGCTGGCTTCACACTGGAGACATCGGGAAATGGTTACCT AATGGGACTCTTAAAATTATTGATCGGAAAAAGCATATATTTAAACTTGCTCAGGGAGAATATATTGCACCAGAGAAGATAGAGAATATCTATATCCGCAGTGACCCTGTTGCCCAGATCTATGTCCATGGAGACAGCTTGCAG GAACTGCAGCGAGCAATAATGGAAGACATGGTCCGGTTGGGTAAGGAGAGCGGACTTCATTCCTTTGAGCAG gTCAAAGCCATTTATATTCACTCCGATATGTTCTCAGTACAAAACGGTTTGTTGACACCAACATTCAAGGCTAAGAGACCAGAACTTAGAGATTACTTCAAAAAACAAATAGAAGAGCTATATTCAAGCATCTCCATCTGA
- the ACSL6 gene encoding long-chain-fatty-acid--CoA ligase 6 isoform X2, with the protein MGRGWDVPESAVLQQVHARQLRWPETSHELMCTRAEEGFSAAEFAISLVEKMQAQEILRSLRLPEFDDLSQFFRNLPATALVGIGAFAAVVAYWFASRPRAVKPPCDLRMQSEEVEGQAGARRSVIGDNPQLLTHYYDDARTMYEVFRRGFSISENGPCLGFRKPKQPYQWLSYKEVAERAEALGSGLLQQGCKPSTKQFIGVFAQNRPEWIISELACYTYSMVVVPLYDTLGPGAIRYIVNTADISTVICDKPEKARILLDHVERRETPGLSSIILMDAFEKELVERGRRCGVRIQAMQEVEDCGRESRHVPVPPRPEDLSIVCFTSGTTGNPKGAMLTHGNVVADFSGFLKVTEKVIFPRQDDVLISFLPLAHMFERIIQVRNLPELTRPRGAPCVFFQSQWSPTCEDVHISYLPLAHMFERMVQSVVYCHGGRIGFFQGDIRLLSDDMKALRPTIFPVVPRLLNRMYDKIFSQADTSLKRWILEFAAKRKKAEVRNGIIRNDSLWDKLFFNKIQASLGGCVRMIVTGAAPASPTVLGFLRAALGCQVYEGYGQTECTAGCTFTTPGDWTSGHVGAPLPCNLIRLKDVEELNYFASKGEGEICVKGPNVFKGYLKDEEKTREALDQEGWLHTGDIGKWLPNGTLKIIDRKKHIFKLAQGEYIAPEKIENIYIRSDPVAQIYVHGDSLQAFLVGIVVPDSEVMPGWAKKRGFDGTYEELCKNKELQRAIMEDMVRLGKESGLHSFEQVKAIYIHSDMFSVQNGLLTPTFKAKRPELRDYFKKQIEELYSSISI; encoded by the exons AGTTTGCCATCTCGCTCGTGGAGAAGATGCAGGCTCAGGAAATCCTGCGGAGCCTGCGGCTCCCCGAGTTCGATGACCTCAGCCAGTTTTTCCGCAACCTGCCGGCCACGGCACTGGTGGGCATCGGTGCCTTCGCCGCTGTCGTCGCTTACTGGTTCGCCAGCCGGCCCCGGGCTGTGAAGCCGCCCTGCGACCTGCGGATGCAGTCGGAGGAGGTGGAG GGCCAGGCTGGGGCACGCCGGTCTGTGATTGGGGACAACCCACAGCTGCTGACACACTACTACGATGACGCCAGGACCATGTATGAGGTCTTCAGAAGGGGATTCAGCATCTCTG AAAACGGCCCCTGCCTAGGCTTCAGGAAGCCCAAGCAGCCCTACCAGTGGTTGTCTTACAAGGAG GTGGCTGAAAGAGCAGAAGCTCTGGGTTCagggctgcttcagcagggctgcaAGCCATCCACAAAGCAGTTCATTGGTGTCTTTGCTCAAAACCGTCCGGAG TGGATCATTTCTGAGCTGGCTTGCTACACCTACTCCATGGTTGTGGTTCCCCTCTACGACACCTTAGGTCCCGGAGCCATTCGTTACATTGTCAACACAG CTGACATTTCCACAGTCATTTGTGACAAACCTGAAAAGGCCAGAATACTCCTCGACCACGTGGAGAGGAGAGAGACACCAGGTCTAAGCTCCATCATCTTGATGGATGCCTTTGAGAAGGAGCTGGTGGAGAGAGGGAGACGCTGTGGGGTTCGCATCCAGGCCATGCAGGAGGTGGAG GACTGTGGCCGTGAGAGCCGACATGTACCTGTG CCTCCTCGACCAGAAGATCTATCGATTGTCTGTTTTACTAGTGGCACTACAG gaaacCCCAAAGGTGCTATGCTGACTCATGGGAACGTGGTTGCtgatttttcaggctttttgAAAGTGACGGAG AAAGTGATCTTTCCGAGACAGGACGATGTGCTCATCTCCTTCCTGCCTCTGGCTCACATGTTTGAAAGAATTATACAGGTAAGAAACCTGCCCGAACTGACGAGGCCTCGTGGGGCTCCTTGTGTTTTCTTCCAGAGTCAGTGGTCTCCTACTTGTGAGGATGTACACATTTCCTATTTGCCTTTAGCACACATGTTTGAGAGAATGGTACAG TCTGTCGTATATTGCCATGGAGGGCGAATTGGGTTCTTTCAAGGAGATATTCGTCTCCTATCTGACGATATGAAAGCATTGCGTCCAACTATCTTCCCTGTTGTGCCACGGCTGTTAAACAGGATGTATGATAAG ATCTTCAGCCAGGCAGACACGTCCCTCAAGCGCTGGATCCTGGAATTTGCTGCGAAACGGAAAAAAGCAGAAGTTCGAAATGGGATCATTAGGAATGACAGCTTGTGGGATAagcttttctttaataaaatacaG GCGAGTCTCGGTGGGTGTGTTCGCATGATAGTGACGGGTGCCGCCCCTGCGTCTCCGACCGTGCTGGGCTTCCTCCGCGCGGCCCTCGGCTGCCAG GTTTATGAAGGTTACGGCCAAACGGAATGCACAGCTGGGTGCACCTTTACAACCCCAGGTGACTGGACATCAG GTCACGTAGGAGCCCCTTTGCCCTGTAACTTAATCAGGTTGAAGGATGTGGAAGAGCTGAATTATTTTGCTTCCAAAGGAGAAGGAGAG ATCTGTGTGAAAGGACCAAATGTTTTCAAAGGTTACTTGAAAGATGAAGAGAAGACGCGGGAAGCGCTGGACCAGGAGGGCTGGCTTCACACTGGAGACATCGGGAAATGGTTACCT AATGGGACTCTTAAAATTATTGATCGGAAAAAGCATATATTTAAACTTGCTCAGGGAGAATATATTGCACCAGAGAAGATAGAGAATATCTATATCCGCAGTGACCCTGTTGCCCAGATCTATGTCCATGGAGACAGCTTGCAG GCCTTTCTGGTGGGAATTGTGGTGCCCGATTCTGAAGTTATGCCAGGCTGGGCAAAGAAAAGAGGGTTTGATGGAACATATGAAGAACTCTGTAAAAATAAG GAACTGCAGCGAGCAATAATGGAAGACATGGTCCGGTTGGGTAAGGAGAGCGGACTTCATTCCTTTGAGCAG gTCAAAGCCATTTATATTCACTCCGATATGTTCTCAGTACAAAACGGTTTGTTGACACCAACATTCAAGGCTAAGAGACCAGAACTTAGAGATTACTTCAAAAAACAAATAGAAGAGCTATATTCAAGCATCTCCATCTGA
- the ACSL6 gene encoding long-chain-fatty-acid--CoA ligase 6 isoform X5, with protein sequence MGRGWDVPESAVLQQVHARQLRWPETSHELMCTRAEEGFSAAEFAISLVEKMQAQEILRSLRLPEFDDLSQFFRNLPATALVGIGAFAAVVAYWFASRPRAVKPPCDLRMQSEEVEGQAGARRSVIGDNPQLLTHYYDDARTMYEVFRRGFSISENGPCLGFRKPKQPYQWLSYKEVAERAEALGSGLLQQGCKPSTKQFIGVFAQNRPEWIISELACYTYSMVVVPLYDTLGPGAIRYIVNTADISTVICDKPEKARILLDHVERRETPGLSSIILMDAFEKELVERGRRCGVRIQAMQEVEDCGRESRHVPVPPRPEDLSIVCFTSGTTGNPKGAMLTHGNVVADFSGFLKVTESVVYCHGGRIGFFQGDIRLLSDDMKALRPTIFPVVPRLLNRMYDKIFSQADTSLKRWILEFAAKRKKAEVRNGIIRNDSLWDKLFFNKIQASLGGCVRMIVTGAAPASPTVLGFLRAALGCQVYEGYGQTECTAGCTFTTPGDWTSGHVGAPLPCNLIRLKDVEELNYFASKGEGEICVKGPNVFKGYLKDEEKTREALDQEGWLHTGDIGKWLPNGTLKIIDRKKHIFKLAQGEYIAPEKIENIYIRSDPVAQIYVHGDSLQAFLVGIVVPDSEVMPGWAKKRGFDGTYEELCKNKELQRAIMEDMVRLGKESGLHSFEQVKAIYIHSDMFSVQNGLLTPTFKAKRPELRDYFKKQIEELYSSISI encoded by the exons AGTTTGCCATCTCGCTCGTGGAGAAGATGCAGGCTCAGGAAATCCTGCGGAGCCTGCGGCTCCCCGAGTTCGATGACCTCAGCCAGTTTTTCCGCAACCTGCCGGCCACGGCACTGGTGGGCATCGGTGCCTTCGCCGCTGTCGTCGCTTACTGGTTCGCCAGCCGGCCCCGGGCTGTGAAGCCGCCCTGCGACCTGCGGATGCAGTCGGAGGAGGTGGAG GGCCAGGCTGGGGCACGCCGGTCTGTGATTGGGGACAACCCACAGCTGCTGACACACTACTACGATGACGCCAGGACCATGTATGAGGTCTTCAGAAGGGGATTCAGCATCTCTG AAAACGGCCCCTGCCTAGGCTTCAGGAAGCCCAAGCAGCCCTACCAGTGGTTGTCTTACAAGGAG GTGGCTGAAAGAGCAGAAGCTCTGGGTTCagggctgcttcagcagggctgcaAGCCATCCACAAAGCAGTTCATTGGTGTCTTTGCTCAAAACCGTCCGGAG TGGATCATTTCTGAGCTGGCTTGCTACACCTACTCCATGGTTGTGGTTCCCCTCTACGACACCTTAGGTCCCGGAGCCATTCGTTACATTGTCAACACAG CTGACATTTCCACAGTCATTTGTGACAAACCTGAAAAGGCCAGAATACTCCTCGACCACGTGGAGAGGAGAGAGACACCAGGTCTAAGCTCCATCATCTTGATGGATGCCTTTGAGAAGGAGCTGGTGGAGAGAGGGAGACGCTGTGGGGTTCGCATCCAGGCCATGCAGGAGGTGGAG GACTGTGGCCGTGAGAGCCGACATGTACCTGTG CCTCCTCGACCAGAAGATCTATCGATTGTCTGTTTTACTAGTGGCACTACAG gaaacCCCAAAGGTGCTATGCTGACTCATGGGAACGTGGTTGCtgatttttcaggctttttgAAAGTGACGGAG TCTGTCGTATATTGCCATGGAGGGCGAATTGGGTTCTTTCAAGGAGATATTCGTCTCCTATCTGACGATATGAAAGCATTGCGTCCAACTATCTTCCCTGTTGTGCCACGGCTGTTAAACAGGATGTATGATAAG ATCTTCAGCCAGGCAGACACGTCCCTCAAGCGCTGGATCCTGGAATTTGCTGCGAAACGGAAAAAAGCAGAAGTTCGAAATGGGATCATTAGGAATGACAGCTTGTGGGATAagcttttctttaataaaatacaG GCGAGTCTCGGTGGGTGTGTTCGCATGATAGTGACGGGTGCCGCCCCTGCGTCTCCGACCGTGCTGGGCTTCCTCCGCGCGGCCCTCGGCTGCCAG GTTTATGAAGGTTACGGCCAAACGGAATGCACAGCTGGGTGCACCTTTACAACCCCAGGTGACTGGACATCAG GTCACGTAGGAGCCCCTTTGCCCTGTAACTTAATCAGGTTGAAGGATGTGGAAGAGCTGAATTATTTTGCTTCCAAAGGAGAAGGAGAG ATCTGTGTGAAAGGACCAAATGTTTTCAAAGGTTACTTGAAAGATGAAGAGAAGACGCGGGAAGCGCTGGACCAGGAGGGCTGGCTTCACACTGGAGACATCGGGAAATGGTTACCT AATGGGACTCTTAAAATTATTGATCGGAAAAAGCATATATTTAAACTTGCTCAGGGAGAATATATTGCACCAGAGAAGATAGAGAATATCTATATCCGCAGTGACCCTGTTGCCCAGATCTATGTCCATGGAGACAGCTTGCAG GCCTTTCTGGTGGGAATTGTGGTGCCCGATTCTGAAGTTATGCCAGGCTGGGCAAAGAAAAGAGGGTTTGATGGAACATATGAAGAACTCTGTAAAAATAAG GAACTGCAGCGAGCAATAATGGAAGACATGGTCCGGTTGGGTAAGGAGAGCGGACTTCATTCCTTTGAGCAG gTCAAAGCCATTTATATTCACTCCGATATGTTCTCAGTACAAAACGGTTTGTTGACACCAACATTCAAGGCTAAGAGACCAGAACTTAGAGATTACTTCAAAAAACAAATAGAAGAGCTATATTCAAGCATCTCCATCTGA
- the ACSL6 gene encoding long-chain-fatty-acid--CoA ligase 6 isoform X4, producing the protein MGRGWDVPESAVLQQVHARQLRWPETSHELMCTRAEEGFSAAEFAISLVEKMQAQEILRSLRLPEFDDLSQFFRNLPATALVGIGAFAAVVAYWFASRPRAVKPPCDLRMQSEEVEGQAGARRSVIGDNPQLLTHYYDDARTMYEVFRRGFSISENGPCLGFRKPKQPYQWLSYKEVAERAEALGSGLLQQGCKPSTKQFIGVFAQNRPEWIISELACYTYSMVVVPLYDTLGPGAIRYIVNTADISTVICDKPEKARILLDHVERRETPGLSSIILMDAFEKELVERGRRCGVRIQAMQEVEDCGRESRHVPVPPRPEDLSIVCFTSGTTGNPKGAMLTHGNVVADFSGFLKVTESQWSPTCEDVHISYLPLAHMFERMVQSVVYCHGGRIGFFQGDIRLLSDDMKALRPTIFPVVPRLLNRMYDKIFSQADTSLKRWILEFAAKRKKAEVRNGIIRNDSLWDKLFFNKIQASLGGCVRMIVTGAAPASPTVLGFLRAALGCQVYEGYGQTECTAGCTFTTPGDWTSGHVGAPLPCNLIRLKDVEELNYFASKGEGEICVKGPNVFKGYLKDEEKTREALDQEGWLHTGDIGKWLPNGTLKIIDRKKHIFKLAQGEYIAPEKIENIYIRSDPVAQIYVHGDSLQAFLVGIVVPDSEVMPGWAKKRGFDGTYEELCKNKELQRAIMEDMVRLGKESGLHSFEQVKAIYIHSDMFSVQNGLLTPTFKAKRPELRDYFKKQIEELYSSISI; encoded by the exons AGTTTGCCATCTCGCTCGTGGAGAAGATGCAGGCTCAGGAAATCCTGCGGAGCCTGCGGCTCCCCGAGTTCGATGACCTCAGCCAGTTTTTCCGCAACCTGCCGGCCACGGCACTGGTGGGCATCGGTGCCTTCGCCGCTGTCGTCGCTTACTGGTTCGCCAGCCGGCCCCGGGCTGTGAAGCCGCCCTGCGACCTGCGGATGCAGTCGGAGGAGGTGGAG GGCCAGGCTGGGGCACGCCGGTCTGTGATTGGGGACAACCCACAGCTGCTGACACACTACTACGATGACGCCAGGACCATGTATGAGGTCTTCAGAAGGGGATTCAGCATCTCTG AAAACGGCCCCTGCCTAGGCTTCAGGAAGCCCAAGCAGCCCTACCAGTGGTTGTCTTACAAGGAG GTGGCTGAAAGAGCAGAAGCTCTGGGTTCagggctgcttcagcagggctgcaAGCCATCCACAAAGCAGTTCATTGGTGTCTTTGCTCAAAACCGTCCGGAG TGGATCATTTCTGAGCTGGCTTGCTACACCTACTCCATGGTTGTGGTTCCCCTCTACGACACCTTAGGTCCCGGAGCCATTCGTTACATTGTCAACACAG CTGACATTTCCACAGTCATTTGTGACAAACCTGAAAAGGCCAGAATACTCCTCGACCACGTGGAGAGGAGAGAGACACCAGGTCTAAGCTCCATCATCTTGATGGATGCCTTTGAGAAGGAGCTGGTGGAGAGAGGGAGACGCTGTGGGGTTCGCATCCAGGCCATGCAGGAGGTGGAG GACTGTGGCCGTGAGAGCCGACATGTACCTGTG CCTCCTCGACCAGAAGATCTATCGATTGTCTGTTTTACTAGTGGCACTACAG gaaacCCCAAAGGTGCTATGCTGACTCATGGGAACGTGGTTGCtgatttttcaggctttttgAAAGTGACGGAG AGTCAGTGGTCTCCTACTTGTGAGGATGTACACATTTCCTATTTGCCTTTAGCACACATGTTTGAGAGAATGGTACAG TCTGTCGTATATTGCCATGGAGGGCGAATTGGGTTCTTTCAAGGAGATATTCGTCTCCTATCTGACGATATGAAAGCATTGCGTCCAACTATCTTCCCTGTTGTGCCACGGCTGTTAAACAGGATGTATGATAAG ATCTTCAGCCAGGCAGACACGTCCCTCAAGCGCTGGATCCTGGAATTTGCTGCGAAACGGAAAAAAGCAGAAGTTCGAAATGGGATCATTAGGAATGACAGCTTGTGGGATAagcttttctttaataaaatacaG GCGAGTCTCGGTGGGTGTGTTCGCATGATAGTGACGGGTGCCGCCCCTGCGTCTCCGACCGTGCTGGGCTTCCTCCGCGCGGCCCTCGGCTGCCAG GTTTATGAAGGTTACGGCCAAACGGAATGCACAGCTGGGTGCACCTTTACAACCCCAGGTGACTGGACATCAG GTCACGTAGGAGCCCCTTTGCCCTGTAACTTAATCAGGTTGAAGGATGTGGAAGAGCTGAATTATTTTGCTTCCAAAGGAGAAGGAGAG ATCTGTGTGAAAGGACCAAATGTTTTCAAAGGTTACTTGAAAGATGAAGAGAAGACGCGGGAAGCGCTGGACCAGGAGGGCTGGCTTCACACTGGAGACATCGGGAAATGGTTACCT AATGGGACTCTTAAAATTATTGATCGGAAAAAGCATATATTTAAACTTGCTCAGGGAGAATATATTGCACCAGAGAAGATAGAGAATATCTATATCCGCAGTGACCCTGTTGCCCAGATCTATGTCCATGGAGACAGCTTGCAG GCCTTTCTGGTGGGAATTGTGGTGCCCGATTCTGAAGTTATGCCAGGCTGGGCAAAGAAAAGAGGGTTTGATGGAACATATGAAGAACTCTGTAAAAATAAG GAACTGCAGCGAGCAATAATGGAAGACATGGTCCGGTTGGGTAAGGAGAGCGGACTTCATTCCTTTGAGCAG gTCAAAGCCATTTATATTCACTCCGATATGTTCTCAGTACAAAACGGTTTGTTGACACCAACATTCAAGGCTAAGAGACCAGAACTTAGAGATTACTTCAAAAAACAAATAGAAGAGCTATATTCAAGCATCTCCATCTGA